The stretch of DNA CGGAAACTCGGAGGTTGACGTGGATGAGGTGGTGGCCTCCTCTGAGGCTGATCACGGGCACCGCAATGCCTCCATGGCACATCTTCTGGCCAGCTACGGCAACCTCGAAAATCCGGTGGAAGATGTCCTGTCGAATTATTTCAAGCAATGTGCACTTGAAATGTCATGCGAGGACTTAGCTAAGGCATCGTTGTTCCTGGCCCGGCATGGTGTTTCATCCGGTGGCACACCCTTCCTGAGCCCGAACCAAAGTAAGCGTGTCAACGCGGTGATGCTCACCTGCGGCACCTACGATGCTGCCGGAGAGTTTGCTTATCGTGTGGGTGTTCCGTGCAAGAGCGGAGTGGGTGGTGGCATTGTGGCGATTGTTCCCGGACGTTGCTCGGTGACTGTGTGNGGGCCGGCGCTTGGCCCTAATGGGAACTCCATGGCCGGCATTGCTGCTCTGGATCAGTTCACCGCNAAAACAGAATGGTCAATCTTTTGAGCACCAGGCTTGTGGATTCCAGGCTTTTGGATACCAAGCTTTTGGAAGGCAAAGTTCGGGTGGTTCCTTTGAAATCCTCAGGTGCCGCTGTCCGTGAGCGTCTGACCAAAGGTGTGTCTGAGTTGTTGCTTGCCCCGGGCCAGAGCGCCTTCGTGGGCGAGCCAGCCATGATGCTTGCAGCAGCCATAGAGGATCCTGAACGGCACCCTTTTGCGATTCTTGCGCCTGCGGTCTGCGACTCTGAGCGTGCTCCCGACGACCTTGACGGTGCTACCCGCGGGCCCGTGATCGGAATGGGTGTGATCCACATGGGAGCTGCCATGGAGGCCGGTTGGCCAGATAACGGNGGAGCCGTGCTCCTGCGAGGATTCGTCATCGACCGCAGCCAGCAAGGCCTCGGATATGGTACNGGGGCGACCATGGTCGCCGTCGATCTGGCGCAGAACCTCGTGAGCCAACTCAAGTTGCCAGCTTCCGGTGTTGTGCTAGGCGTTAATGAGCGCAACCTAGCTGGATGGGCCGCGTACTTGAAGGCCGGGTTTGTGGATCACGGGCGGTATCTTGGTGGCCGATCGGGCCCACAGCGAACACTCTACCGTCCCTTCGCCAAACATTGACGCAACTGGGGCCGGCAACCGATGCTGATGCAGAAGATTAGGCGTTGCCCGTAAATTGCGGATCCGGGACAGCGGTGTCTTTGAGCACAACGGCCTGTGGTGCGATTGACGAGTGAGCCCTTTCGTTGGCTGCAGCCGCCGGCGCGATAAAGACCTCAGGAAAATTCAGTCGGGCCACGGGATATGCCGCAGAGGATTTCCAACCGCAACTGCCTGCTTGGTCCCACGAACCGGTGACATTCTCAGACTGTAGGTTTGCTCGTGCTGGCGCCAAACCCATGCTTACGCCAAGTTTAGGCTGGCGAGAGGCGAGGGTGGTGGGCTCTAAGGGCGGCTTCAGTTTCGCTGGTTTGTTTTGTGGTGTGGTTTGTTTTGNGTGGGTCCTGGTAGTGGTGGTGCGGTGGAGATGTAGTGGTGGCCGGTNGGGGTGTTTATTTCGGTGTGGGGCTGGCCGGTGTGTGGTTGGTTGTGGTGGTGTGAGGACCAGCCGGGGCTTCTTTGGCTTGGTTGCAGGCTGTGCAGAGGCTTTGGCCGTTCTCTAGGGTGGTGGGGCCCCTGCTGCGTAGGCCTTGATGTGGTCGTATTCCCTGATGGGGCGTCGCAGTACGGGGTTTGGCAGTGTTGGTCCCGTACTCGTAGGAATTCTT from Arthrobacter polaris encodes:
- a CDS encoding glutaminase — translated: MDMQGILDEIVENIGSLGRHGTVASYIPSLSEVSSDKFGICVAMADGSVYGAGDWLTPFSIQSISKVFSLALVMSYDYDSIWKRVFREPSGTPFNSMVQLEADAGIPRXPFINAGALVVTDRLLTLTGDAAASVRGLLRSESGNSEVDVDEVVASSEADHGHRNASMAHLLASYGNLENPVEDVLSNYFKQCALEMSCEDLAKASLFLARHGVSSGGTPFLSPNQSKRVNAVMLTCGTYDAAGEFAYRVGVPCKSGVGGGIVAIVPGRCSVTVXGPALGPNGNSMAGIAALDQFTAKTEWSIF